A window of the Thermodesulfovibrionales bacterium genome harbors these coding sequences:
- a CDS encoding DNA integrity scanning protein DisA nucleotide-binding domain protein: MDKPVPEVGISKNRDAPMMDQKTIIMRSALSVAEETGSDRLFIFLDTVRDCRWFLKSKFSKEKGIALVIPKSLRVQETVLRDTGTEVIRTWSGNQSRFSRIKYAFLHGVLKKIIKTDSKVVCVLGPWGRSHLDTITLHNLALSWSEDFPFDPRSLIANAAFTTVMAVVDIALDIGALGREGHSVGTTFVIGDTENVLRSSHQAVFNPFKGYSKRERVITRPEVVESIKELAKLDGAFVVSEAGVLEAAGRHLDARSVMTRQLRGLGSRHRAAAGISRMTGAISVVVSESTGRVTIFEKGHIISTLEPVISNRLA, translated from the coding sequence TTGGACAAGCCGGTACCGGAGGTAGGGATATCGAAGAACCGTGACGCCCCCATGATGGACCAGAAGACGATCATAATGAGGAGTGCCCTTTCCGTGGCAGAAGAGACCGGGAGTGACAGGCTCTTCATCTTCCTGGATACGGTCCGTGACTGCCGGTGGTTTCTCAAGTCGAAATTCTCTAAAGAAAAAGGCATCGCCCTCGTTATTCCGAAGTCGCTGCGCGTCCAGGAGACGGTGCTCCGGGATACCGGTACCGAGGTCATCCGGACATGGTCGGGAAACCAGAGCAGGTTTTCCCGGATAAAGTATGCATTCCTTCACGGTGTCCTCAAGAAAATCATCAAGACCGACAGCAAGGTGGTCTGCGTACTCGGCCCCTGGGGCAGAAGCCACCTCGACACCATTACCCTCCATAACCTCGCCCTTTCGTGGAGCGAGGATTTCCCCTTTGATCCCAGGTCCCTCATCGCAAACGCGGCATTCACCACGGTCATGGCAGTCGTTGATATAGCCCTCGACATCGGTGCCCTCGGCAGGGAAGGCCATTCAGTCGGCACGACCTTTGTCATCGGAGATACGGAAAATGTCCTCAGGTCATCCCATCAGGCGGTCTTCAACCCCTTCAAGGGATACTCGAAACGCGAACGGGTCATCACGAGACCGGAAGTCGTCGAGAGCATAAAAGAACTCGCGAAACTGGACGGGGCCTTCGTGGTCTCGGAGGCCGGGGTTCTGGAAGCTGCGGGCAGACACCTCGACGCACGGAGTGTTATGACAAGACAGCTCAGAGGGCTCGGTTCCCGCCACAGGGCGGCAGCGGGGATAAGTCGCATGACAGGGGCGATTTCCGTCGTCGTATCCGAGAGCACGGGACGAGTGACGATCTTCGAAAAAGGTCACATCATATCGACCCTCGAACCGGTAATCAGCAATCGTCTGGCCTGA
- a CDS encoding DsrE family protein yields the protein MAEKKFVFIITHSYDDPDKVAGALQLATNMKALDIPLDFFLMDKGVLLAKKGFAESLTWQKKDEFSPVADLMKTLIEDFGVKFYICASCVNHYDLDKVERIPNSEAKPGAFLAEMLLEREGLTF from the coding sequence ATGGCAGAGAAGAAGTTTGTCTTCATCATCACACATTCCTATGATGACCCCGACAAGGTAGCGGGGGCACTGCAGCTCGCCACGAACATGAAGGCCCTCGACATCCCGCTCGATTTTTTCCTCATGGACAAGGGCGTCCTGCTTGCGAAGAAGGGGTTCGCCGAGAGTCTCACGTGGCAGAAGAAAGATGAATTTTCGCCGGTCGCAGATCTCATGAAGACGCTCATTGAGGATTTCGGCGTGAAATTCTATATCTGTGCATCCTGCGTCAACCACTATGATCTCGACAAGGTGGAACGTATTCCTAATTCTGAAGCCAAACCCGGAGCATTTCTTGCCGAGATGTTGCTCGAGAGGGAGGGCCTGACTTTTTGA